The DNA region CAGCAGCCGCTTCCCCGCACGAGCACGAGCCGATCCCGGCGGTAGGTGTGCATGAGGTACCGGTCGGCAAGGGCCGTCACGTCCGAGGGGGCCAGACCTGCCATCATGCGTCAGCTCACCACCATCGTTCCGATGCCCCGGTCCGTGAAGATCTCCAGCAAGAGCGCGTGCTGCACCCGCCCGTCGATGATGTGGGTGCGCGGCACTCCGGCCTCGAGCGCCCGGATGCACGCCTCTACCTTGGGCACCATGCCCCCCTCGATGGTGCCTTCCTGAATCATGCGGCGGGCCCGCTGGATCTGCAGCGCGGAGATGAGCGAGGCCGGGTTGCCGGGTTCTTCCAGGATGCCCTCCACATCGGTGAGGATGATGAGCTTGTCGGCGCGAAGCGCCGCCGCCAGCTCGCCTGCCACGCTGTCGGCGTTGATGTTGTAGCTCTCGCCGGCGTACCCGGCCCCGATGGGCGCCACGACGGGGATGTAGCCCTGGTCCGTGAGCAGGTTGAGGAGTTCGGGGTTGACCCGCTCCACGTCTCCCACGAAGCCAAGGTCCACAGTCTCCGGCGAAGCGCTTTCCCTGGCGGCCTGCTCGAGGCGCTTTCGCGCCACCATCAAGTTGCCGTCGTGCCCGGACAGCCCCACGGCCTTCCCGCCGAACCGGTTGATGGTGGCCACCATGTCCATGTTGATGAGCCCCATCATGACCATGCGAACCACCCGCATGGTTTCCGTGTCGGTGACGCGCCGCCCGTTGACGAACTGGGGCTCCTTTCCCAGCGCCTTCATCACTTCGGTGATGGCAGGGCCCCCGCCGTGCACGAGAACCGGCCGCACCCCCACGTACCTGAGCAGGATCAGGTCAAGGGCAATGCTGCGCTGAACCTCCCCGCCGGGCATGGCGCTGCCGCCGTACTTGATGACGAACGTCTTGCCGAAGAAGGCGCGGATGTAGGGCAGCGCCTCCACCAGCACGCCGGCCCGCTGAATGATCTGCTCCAGGCTCAACGCCGACCCAAACCCCCTCAAGCGTTTTAGGAACGGTAGCTCGAATTGATCCGCACGTACTCCTCGCTCAGGTCGCACGTCCAGGCGCTGGCCTCGCCGTGCCCGCCCGTGCCGAGGTCGATGGTCAGCCGCACCTCGCCGTCCAGAAGCGCCTCGCGGGCCGAAGCGGTGTCGAAGGGCACCTCCCGGCCGCGGCGCGCCACCAGCACGTCACCCAGCCACACCGAGAATCCCGCCGGATCCATCTCGACGCCCGAGTACCCGGCGGCCGCGGCGATGCGGCCCCAGTTGGGGTCGCCCCCGTGCACCGCGGTCTTGACCAGGTTGGAGCCCGCAATCACGCGCGCACACCGGCGCGCCTCGAGGGCGGTGAGGGCGCCGAGCACCCGTACCTCCACCAGGCGCGAGGCCCCCTCGCCGTCCCGGGCGATTTCCTTCGCCAGGTACGTGGCCAGTTGCTCAACTCCTGCTGCAAACCGATCGAATTCTTCGCTCCCCGCCTCCAGGGCCGGCCCGCCGGCCTGGCCGCTAGCCAGCAGCACCACCATGTCGTTGGTGCTCGTGTCTCCGTCGACGGTGATCATGTTGAACGTCCGGTCCGCCACCTGGCGCAGCAGCGTCTGCAGCGCCTGGGCCTCGACCGGAGCGTCCGTGGTCAGGAAGGCGAGCATGGTGGCCATGTTGGGGTGGATCATCCCCGACCCCTTGGCCATCCCCCCCAGGCGCACCGTCCGTCCGCGGCCCAGCGGGAGCTGCAGCGCCATCTCTTTGGGGCGGCGGTCGGTGGTCAGGATGGCGCGGGCGGCGGCGGCCCCCCCGGACCCGGAGAGGTCACGGCACGCCTGCTCGATGCCGTGCCGAACCGCGGGCATGGGCAGCGGAACGCCGATGACCCCGGTCGAAGCCACCAGCACCTGCTCGGTGTCCAGGCCCAGCTCGGCGGCGCACGCACGGGCCATCGCCTGCGCGTCCAGGAGCCCCTGTTCGCCGGTGCACGCATTGGCGTTGCCGCTGTTGACGACCACTGCCCGGATGCGGCCGGCACTCCTTTCCAGGTGCTCCCGGGTCACCAGAAGCGGCGCTGCCTTCACCCGGTTGGTGGTGAAGACGGCGGCCGCGGCGCAGTCGTCCGGCGAGTAGATGACGGCCAGGTCGGGGCGCTGGCGCTTGATGCCGCAGTGCACCCCGGCAGCTTGAAAGCGCAGGGGGAAGGTGACCCCCGCACCCGACTCGGGGGCTGCGGGAGGAATGCCCGCATCGTGCGACTTCACCGAGGTCTCGACGCGTATGCCCATGTGTGAGCCGTTCACCTGGCTCCCTTCTCGCAAAAAGTGCGCCGGGCCCGAGCACGGCTTTCCGTCACGGGTAGAGCGGAACGTCCCTTAGCCCTTCCGCCTCGTCCCAGCCCATGATGAGGTTGACGTTTTGCAGCGCCTGGCCGCTTGCGCCCTTCACCAGGTTGTCGATGGCCGCCATGGCCACCACGGCCCCGGCGCTCGGATCCCACCGCACGGCCACGTCGCAGAAATTGGAACCCAGCACCCGCTTCGTCTCGGGCAGAAGGGGCGGCTCCAGCACCCGCACGAAGGGGGCCCCCTCGTAGAAAGCCCGGTACCGCGCGGTCAGCTCCTCGGTGGCGATCTCCCTCCGGACGGTCGCCACGCACGTCGCCAGGATGCCGCGGCTTGCGGGCACCAGGTGTGGCACGAAAACCACCCTCACGCGGGCACCTTCCGGGACGCGGGCGCCCTGGGGGGTGCGGCCCTCCGAGGGCAGGAGGCGTGCCAGGTAATCGGCGATCTCCGGAGTGTGGCGATGGCCGGGGACATTGTATGGCCGGACGTTTTCGGTGGCCGCCGGGAAATGGTACATCGGCCCCGGCTGGCTCCCGGCCCCCGAGATCCCCGAGGTAGCCGAGACCACCACGGGC from Bacillota bacterium includes:
- the argC gene encoding N-acetyl-gamma-glutamyl-phosphate reductase, which produces MGGSGYAGLELLRLIVRHPGLKLAWILSRSHAGQPVGSVYPSLLGIVDRRFSAAEDPWELAGEARVIFLATPSGTAAELAPALLQTGAAVVDISADFRLPDAALYEKVYGRPHPHPELLPLAAYGLPELFRESIARSRLVANPGCYPTAALLALAPLAAAGLLDVDRPVVVSATSGISGAGSQPGPMYHFPAATENVRPYNVPGHRHTPEIADYLARLLPSEGRTPQGARVPEGARVRVVFVPHLVPASRGILATCVATVRREIATEELTARYRAFYEGAPFVRVLEPPLLPETKRVLGSNFCDVAVRWDPSAGAVVAMAAIDNLVKGASGQALQNVNLIMGWDEAEGLRDVPLYP
- the argJ gene encoding bifunctional glutamate N-acetyltransferase/amino-acid acetyltransferase ArgJ — translated: MNGSHMGIRVETSVKSHDAGIPPAAPESGAGVTFPLRFQAAGVHCGIKRQRPDLAVIYSPDDCAAAAVFTTNRVKAAPLLVTREHLERSAGRIRAVVVNSGNANACTGEQGLLDAQAMARACAAELGLDTEQVLVASTGVIGVPLPMPAVRHGIEQACRDLSGSGGAAAARAILTTDRRPKEMALQLPLGRGRTVRLGGMAKGSGMIHPNMATMLAFLTTDAPVEAQALQTLLRQVADRTFNMITVDGDTSTNDMVVLLASGQAGGPALEAGSEEFDRFAAGVEQLATYLAKEIARDGEGASRLVEVRVLGALTALEARRCARVIAGSNLVKTAVHGGDPNWGRIAAAAGYSGVEMDPAGFSVWLGDVLVARRGREVPFDTASAREALLDGEVRLTIDLGTGGHGEASAWTCDLSEEYVRINSSYRS
- the argB gene encoding acetylglutamate kinase, whose protein sequence is MEQIIQRAGVLVEALPYIRAFFGKTFVIKYGGSAMPGGEVQRSIALDLILLRYVGVRPVLVHGGGPAITEVMKALGKEPQFVNGRRVTDTETMRVVRMVMMGLINMDMVATINRFGGKAVGLSGHDGNLMVARKRLEQAARESASPETVDLGFVGDVERVNPELLNLLTDQGYIPVVAPIGAGYAGESYNINADSVAGELAAALRADKLIILTDVEGILEEPGNPASLISALQIQRARRMIQEGTIEGGMVPKVEACIRALEAGVPRTHIIDGRVQHALLLEIFTDRGIGTMVVS